The following proteins are co-located in the Lichenicola cladoniae genome:
- a CDS encoding isocitrate/isopropylmalate dehydrogenase family protein has translation MKISVLPGDDIGPEITEATLDVLQTVNAKFDLGLEFTNHVVGMASHKKTGTTLSDDVIADAKAADGVLLGPAGMSAYPPVAEGGRNIPGTIRKQLDLYANIRPARSRPGVPRAVPGLDCVIVRENTEGFYADRNLFHGYGEFMPTHDSALSLRLITATASRRIAEVAFRTAMQRRKHVTMVGKRHVMQVTDGLFMREVEAVAERYPDVALREIDIDAIAADLYSRPEAFDVILTTNMFGDILSNQANALAGGLGMAAALNVGDVHAAANAGHGSAPDIAGRGIANPVGLILSAAMLLRHLGSTREQPRYVDAADTIDRAIDAALANAASRTGDLGGKGNTASVARAVHAGL, from the coding sequence ATGAAGATCTCTGTATTACCTGGCGACGACATTGGACCGGAAATCACCGAGGCGACATTGGACGTGCTCCAAACGGTGAATGCCAAGTTCGATCTCGGGCTCGAGTTCACAAATCATGTAGTCGGGATGGCGAGCCACAAGAAGACCGGCACCACGCTCTCCGACGACGTCATTGCCGACGCGAAGGCCGCCGATGGCGTTCTGCTCGGACCGGCCGGCATGAGCGCGTATCCACCGGTCGCCGAGGGCGGCCGCAACATTCCCGGCACGATCCGAAAGCAGCTCGACTTGTACGCCAACATCCGCCCGGCACGCTCGCGGCCGGGCGTGCCGCGCGCCGTACCCGGACTGGACTGCGTCATCGTCCGGGAAAACACTGAAGGTTTCTATGCCGATCGTAACCTATTCCACGGATACGGGGAGTTCATGCCCACCCACGACTCCGCGTTGTCGCTGCGGTTGATCACCGCCACCGCCTCCAGGCGTATCGCCGAGGTCGCGTTCAGGACCGCAATGCAGCGCCGAAAGCACGTCACGATGGTCGGCAAGCGCCACGTCATGCAGGTGACCGACGGGCTGTTTATGCGCGAGGTCGAGGCGGTGGCGGAACGCTACCCGGACGTGGCCTTGCGCGAGATCGACATCGACGCGATAGCGGCCGACCTGTACTCGCGGCCCGAGGCTTTCGACGTGATCCTGACCACCAACATGTTCGGCGACATCCTCTCGAACCAAGCAAACGCCCTGGCAGGCGGGCTCGGTATGGCCGCCGCGCTGAACGTGGGCGACGTCCATGCAGCCGCTAATGCCGGCCATGGCTCCGCTCCCGACATCGCGGGCCGCGGAATCGCCAACCCCGTCGGCCTCATACTGTCCGCGGCGATGCTGCTGCGGCACCTGGGTTCGACCCGAGAGCAGCCGCGCTACGTCGATGCCGCCGACACGATTGATCGCGCGATCGATGCCGCTCTCGCCAACGCTGCGAGCCGTACAGGCGACTTGGGGGGCAAGGGGAACACGGCGTCGGTCGCGCGAGCGGTGCAC
- a CDS encoding lactonase family protein, which produces MNLARRSILKVAGLAILGSRPWIPPGEARAEPPMSAGMLRVELAFVGCRTSRARGAHGKGISTYVLEHDGSWRLMSITTGPDNPSFLCTDRTERFLYAVHGDGTSISAYRIGPDGMLMFLNSAGTDGRNPVYILPSLDNRFMLVANYATGSIAALPIDGDGRISPPTALLEFDAPQGPNPIEQTSPHPHQISFDPQGRYLYVPDKGSDRIYTLVFNPARPSFHLLHELETAAGSGPRHIAFHPTGKFAFVSYELSSQVGIYRRDLTSGRLTLAAPYSTLPPNVTIKNTAAEVLLSPDGGTVYVTNRGHDSIMVAAFHPQDGALASVRWITSGGHGPRFALFDSVANHLLVANELSDGVSVFGFRDDRYESLEMRHLVATDSPVCIVRASTGRKNHAEGRNGIGAAMRTGQATLLKREQLRGPS; this is translated from the coding sequence ATGAACCTTGCACGACGCAGCATTCTCAAGGTCGCCGGCCTCGCGATTCTGGGATCGAGACCCTGGATCCCGCCCGGCGAAGCACGAGCTGAGCCGCCTATGTCGGCAGGCATGCTGCGGGTGGAACTCGCCTTTGTGGGTTGCAGAACCAGTCGCGCGCGCGGGGCACACGGCAAGGGGATATCCACCTACGTTCTGGAGCACGACGGTAGCTGGCGGCTGATGTCGATAACAACTGGTCCAGACAATCCGTCCTTTCTCTGCACGGATCGGACCGAGCGGTTCCTGTACGCTGTGCACGGCGATGGAACCAGCATTTCCGCCTACCGAATCGGACCTGATGGCATGTTGATGTTCCTCAACAGCGCCGGCACGGACGGTAGAAATCCGGTCTACATTTTGCCCAGTCTCGACAACCGCTTCATGCTGGTCGCGAACTACGCCACCGGATCAATCGCGGCGCTGCCGATCGATGGCGACGGCCGGATCTCGCCGCCGACCGCTTTGCTGGAATTCGATGCACCGCAGGGCCCAAATCCTATCGAGCAGACGTCACCGCATCCGCATCAGATAAGTTTCGATCCGCAAGGCCGTTATCTATATGTTCCCGACAAGGGCAGCGACCGTATTTACACGCTCGTCTTCAATCCAGCGCGCCCTTCGTTCCATTTGTTGCATGAGCTCGAGACTGCCGCCGGCAGCGGACCGCGGCATATCGCGTTTCATCCTACAGGCAAGTTCGCCTTCGTCTCCTACGAACTGTCGTCGCAGGTAGGAATATACCGGCGCGACCTCACGAGCGGCCGGCTGACGCTGGCCGCACCATACTCAACTCTGCCACCAAACGTGACGATCAAGAACACGGCGGCCGAGGTCCTTTTGTCTCCTGATGGTGGCACGGTCTACGTCACCAATCGCGGCCACGACAGCATCATGGTTGCCGCCTTCCATCCGCAGGACGGAGCATTGGCGTCTGTGCGGTGGATCACAAGCGGCGGCCACGGACCCAGGTTCGCCCTTTTCGACAGTGTGGCGAATCACCTTCTGGTGGCGAATGAACTCTCAGATGGCGTGTCCGTGTTCGGCTTCCGGGACGACAGATACGAATCACTAGAAATGCGCCATCTCGTCGCCACCGACAGTCCGGTCTGCATCGTTCGCGCGAGCACCGGTCGTAAGAACCATGCCGAGGGCCGCAACGGTATCGGCGCCGCTATGCGAACCGGACAGGCAACGTTGCTAAAACGGGAACAATTAAGAGGACCGTCATGA
- a CDS encoding GntR family transcriptional regulator, translated as MEREERSLGGSGSSKLPSRLAAQIIERTRHLGLSAGAHLKEQELADALRVSRTPVRLALNVLASMDLIENRPNRGFFLKHPAEPQRGVPGLKPAPDGAAEDLLYLQISDDRLTGRIPVRVLETEVARRYGATRARIARIFARMAEEGWLTRLPGHGWEFQATLTSPSAYDQSYQFRMLIEPAALREAEYRLGPSAIEESRTRQKAMLEGGIEHWSRSETFAANAGFHETIVSGSNNPFLLEALRRVNRLRRLLEYRMHRNRARLVQECQEHLTLLDLIEKGDTSAAADFLYVHLARARVEKVGIAAVAEKLTEEAPPPDQKRRYGAKRMPPIG; from the coding sequence GTGGAACGCGAAGAGAGAAGCTTGGGTGGCTCTGGGTCGAGTAAGTTGCCATCCCGTCTTGCTGCCCAAATCATTGAAAGGACCCGTCATCTGGGGCTGTCGGCCGGAGCGCATCTAAAGGAACAGGAACTGGCGGACGCCCTGCGTGTGTCGCGAACGCCCGTCCGGTTGGCCCTAAACGTCCTGGCCTCCATGGACCTCATCGAGAACCGGCCTAATCGCGGCTTCTTCCTCAAGCATCCTGCCGAGCCGCAGCGAGGCGTTCCAGGGCTCAAGCCGGCGCCGGACGGCGCCGCCGAGGACTTGCTCTATCTCCAGATATCAGACGACAGGCTGACCGGCCGCATTCCAGTCCGGGTGCTTGAGACCGAGGTGGCACGCCGTTATGGTGCGACGCGCGCAAGGATCGCTCGAATTTTCGCCAGGATGGCCGAGGAAGGGTGGCTGACCCGTCTTCCCGGCCATGGATGGGAGTTCCAGGCGACGCTCACCTCGCCGAGCGCCTATGACCAGAGCTACCAGTTTCGCATGCTGATCGAGCCCGCGGCGCTTCGCGAGGCGGAATATCGCCTCGGACCTAGCGCCATTGAAGAGTCCCGAACGCGACAGAAGGCGATGCTGGAGGGGGGTATCGAGCACTGGTCGCGCTCCGAGACGTTTGCCGCGAACGCGGGCTTCCACGAAACCATAGTATCCGGATCCAACAACCCGTTCCTGCTGGAGGCGCTTCGGCGGGTAAACCGGCTGCGCCGGCTGCTGGAATACCGGATGCATCGCAACCGGGCGCGGCTGGTGCAGGAATGCCAGGAGCATCTCACGTTGCTCGACCTGATCGAGAAGGGAGATACTTCTGCGGCGGCGGATTTCCTCTACGTCCATCTCGCACGGGCGCGCGTGGAGAAGGTCGGTATCGCCGCCGTTGCCGAGAAGCTGACCGAGGAAGCGCCCCCGCCGGACCAAAAGCGGCGGTACGGCGCGAAACGGATGCCGCCCATCGGCTAG
- a CDS encoding carbohydrate porin, producing MAAKISWLPVTTHALLGHIHIAQNAALIQSSEAGLGCFGRERARQAPREEDDLHAGETAPTGMAFGMIGSDHLSIGERHPRKGRAHRHGALYSVRVASPLARSVDGLRIAECSSVLSSSAADVRRATRRLASICRRRRLAVLISLGFLSAGWEARAQTSNVGFSSGPSIDVATPLQPNLPFFTTPLLPKTDGMIGVWPDFRRRLQDEGIAFLLDARVEFAGNVSGGTRQTAAAANQIGFENDIDWNKLAAISGLTTHLIITNREGGNTGRGYGDTFLRPQDLNTTNGGNVVAHLTAVWAQETFAHGRLDLLVGRYPVGFDFASSPLYCSFMSKGFCGNPRALSNSASGFTTYPNPTWGSRVRIRPTTSIYLQFGLFSYESGLSNPYFYRSGWKFDSSDIVGEEFPVELGYEPVIGRGQLPGHYKVGFAYNNAPHKDLYYDMNGSAIALTGKQARVDHGETQWWVTADQMLLHHRPTPNSGLTLLCGVAGNDATTATYGTSAYAALVDRGFLSARPRDGAGLAFTYADFSPLLTQTQEVQMARHRSLANGATGIQTREKLVEVFYDIRIAQGLNFQPDAMYVIHPNAQRNIPNAFVLGFKIHAAF from the coding sequence GTGGCCGCGAAGATAAGCTGGCTGCCCGTGACCACACATGCCTTGCTAGGCCACATTCATATTGCACAAAACGCGGCTTTGATACAATCCTCTGAGGCCGGGCTAGGATGCTTCGGGCGGGAACGAGCGCGACAAGCGCCGCGAGAGGAGGATGATCTGCACGCTGGAGAAACTGCGCCGACCGGAATGGCCTTCGGCATGATCGGATCGGACCACCTCTCGATCGGTGAGAGACATCCACGTAAGGGAAGGGCGCATCGTCATGGCGCCCTTTACTCCGTGCGAGTGGCCTCGCCACTTGCGCGTTCGGTCGATGGGCTGCGGATTGCCGAGTGCAGCTCTGTCTTGTCATCCTCCGCGGCGGACGTCCGCCGAGCGACAAGGCGCCTCGCCAGCATTTGCCGGAGGCGACGGTTGGCCGTGCTGATCTCGCTCGGCTTCCTGTCGGCCGGTTGGGAGGCTCGCGCGCAGACCTCGAATGTCGGCTTCTCTTCCGGACCGAGTATAGACGTTGCGACCCCGCTCCAGCCAAACCTGCCGTTCTTCACGACCCCGCTATTGCCCAAAACCGACGGCATGATTGGCGTCTGGCCCGATTTCCGCCGCCGGCTCCAGGACGAAGGCATCGCCTTCCTGCTGGACGCACGCGTGGAGTTCGCTGGAAACGTGTCCGGAGGAACCAGGCAGACGGCCGCGGCCGCCAACCAGATAGGCTTCGAGAACGACATCGATTGGAACAAGCTGGCCGCTATCAGCGGCCTGACGACGCACCTAATCATCACCAACCGCGAGGGCGGCAACACCGGCCGCGGCTACGGCGATACTTTCCTGCGGCCGCAGGATCTAAACACGACCAACGGTGGCAATGTTGTCGCGCATCTGACCGCGGTCTGGGCGCAGGAAACCTTCGCGCACGGTCGGCTCGACCTTCTGGTCGGCCGCTATCCCGTGGGCTTCGACTTCGCCTCGTCTCCTCTCTATTGCAGCTTCATGAGCAAGGGGTTCTGCGGCAATCCGCGTGCGCTCAGCAACAGCGCCTCTGGTTTCACGACTTATCCGAACCCGACCTGGGGCTCGCGGGTCCGCATTCGGCCCACGACCTCGATCTATCTGCAGTTCGGCCTGTTCTCCTACGAAAGTGGTCTGAGCAACCCATATTTCTACCGGAGCGGATGGAAGTTCGACTCCTCGGATATCGTCGGCGAGGAGTTTCCGGTCGAGCTGGGTTACGAGCCGGTCATCGGCCGGGGCCAGCTCCCAGGCCACTACAAGGTCGGCTTCGCCTACAACAACGCGCCGCACAAAGATCTCTACTACGACATGAACGGCTCGGCGATCGCGCTGACCGGCAAGCAGGCGCGCGTGGATCACGGCGAGACGCAATGGTGGGTCACCGCCGACCAGATGCTGCTGCATCATCGCCCGACGCCTAACAGCGGTCTGACCCTCTTGTGCGGCGTGGCCGGCAACGACGCGACCACGGCGACCTACGGAACCTCCGCCTACGCGGCCCTGGTTGATCGGGGTTTCCTCTCTGCCCGCCCGCGCGACGGCGCTGGACTCGCGTTCACCTACGCAGACTTCAGTCCTCTATTGACGCAGACGCAAGAAGTGCAGATGGCTCGACATCGATCGCTCGCGAATGGAGCGACAGGGATCCAGACCCGCGAGAAGCTCGTCGAAGTGTTTTACGACATTCGCATCGCCCAGGGACTGAACTTCCAACCCGACGCCATGTATGTAATCCACCCGAATGCCCAGAGGAATATCCCCAATGCCTTCGTCCTAGGATTCAAAATACATGCGGCGTTCTAG
- a CDS encoding IS6 family transposase yields MAIEFKGSHFERDVILWGVRWYVAYPLSYRQIEEMMAERGVEVDHSTLHRWVLKYVPKLEDAFLARKRPVGGSWRMDETYVRIKGVWTYLYRAVDKAGATVDFLLTARRDRKAALRFLRKAAGRHGVPRKITIDKSGANTAAIESYNTEHDATIEIRRIKFLNNIVEQDHRAIKRMTRPMLSFKSFWSARITLAGIEIMHMIRKGQLHSTGKLRPAQQFYSLAE; encoded by the coding sequence ATGGCGATCGAGTTCAAGGGCAGCCACTTCGAGCGTGACGTTATCCTGTGGGGCGTGCGTTGGTATGTGGCTTATCCGCTGAGCTACCGCCAGATCGAGGAGATGATGGCCGAGCGAGGCGTCGAGGTTGACCACTCGACGCTGCATCGCTGGGTGCTCAAGTATGTCCCGAAGTTGGAGGATGCGTTCCTGGCACGTAAGCGCCCGGTCGGCGGTAGTTGGCGGATGGACGAGACCTACGTGCGCATCAAGGGCGTGTGGACGTATCTGTATCGTGCCGTCGACAAGGCCGGTGCCACGGTAGACTTCTTGCTGACCGCGCGACGCGATCGCAAGGCGGCGCTGCGGTTCCTGCGCAAGGCTGCTGGCCGGCATGGTGTTCCCCGGAAGATCACCATCGACAAGAGTGGCGCCAACACCGCGGCGATCGAGAGCTACAACACCGAGCATGATGCCACCATCGAGATCCGCCGGATCAAGTTTCTCAACAACATCGTCGAACAAGATCACCGGGCGATCAAACGAATGACCAGGCCGATGCTGAGCTTCAAGAGCTTCTGGTCAGCACGGATCACCCTGGCTGGCATCGAGATCATGCACATGATCCGCAAGGGCCAGCTGCACTCGACAGGAAAGCTGCGTCCAGCACAGCAGTTCTACTCGCTCGCAGAATAG